Part of the Oerskovia paurometabola genome is shown below.
CCGCATGCTCGACCAGCGACAACCGCATGGTCGGCAACTGAGCGGCTCGGCTCGGCCCGTCCCCGTCACCCGTCCGCGCAGCCCGCGACGGCGAGCGCCCCGTCGCGCACCACGAGCGCGAACGTCCCGCAGCGGTCGGTGCGCAGGACCGCCGCTCCGGCGTTCCCGTAGAGGGCGAGCGCGGCGTCGGTCGGGTGGCCGTAGGTGTTCTCGCCGGAGCTCACGATCGCGACCGTCGGGCTCAGGGTCGTCGCGAGCCCGGGCGACTGGACGCGGGACCCGTGGTGCGCGACCTTGACGACGTCGACCTCGGCACCGCCTGCGCGGGACCGCAGCGTCCGGTCGAGGGCCTCCTGCCCGGCGTCCTCGAGGTCGCCGAGCGCGACGAGCGTGAGCTGGGGAGTCGTGACGAGCAGGGCGATGCTCGCGTCGTTGGCCCCTCCCTCGGCCTCGGCCAGGGCCGGGCGCCCGTGCTGCGGGGACGGTGCAGCGGTGCCGAGCCCAGCCTGCAGCACCTCCCACGACACGTCACCGAGCACACCACCGGTCCCGGGCTCGGCGACCTCGACGGGGACCCCTCGGTCGCCCAGGTCGTCGAGCACCCGTTCGGCCTGCTCGGCGGGGTCGCCGAGGCCGGTCACGAGCGCCCGGTCCACCTGCCTCCCGTCGAGCACCGCGTCGAGCCCGCCGACGTGGTCGGCGTGGAAGTGCGTGAGCACGAGCAGGTCGAGGCGCTCGATCCCGAGGTCGTCGAGGCAGTCCCCCGCGGCGGGCCCGGCGGGCCCGACGTCGACCATGAGGCCGCGCCCAGCACCCGTGCGGACGACCAGTCCGTCGCCCTGGTCGACGTCGCACGCCACGACCGCCCAGTCGGTCGGCACGTCACGACCCGTGGGGGCGATCCAGCGCGGCCAAGCAAACGCCACGCACCCGGTGGCCAGGGTGGCGAGCACCGCCCACGCCACGAGGAGGCGCAGGGTCGCGCGGCGCCGTCGTCGGGCGAACGCCTCCCGCACGCTCGCCCGCACCGCGGTGCGCCACGCGGGCGGCCACCCGCTCCCGCGGCTCCACGGCACCCGTACCCCGGCAAGGCCCGCGACCCACCGCCAGCGCCACACCAGGACCAGCCCGACGACGGTCAGCACCGCGAGCGCCGCCGCGCCACCGACTCCGCCCGGCCACGGCAGCCGCGCCCCAGGGAGGTCCGCGAAGAACCGGGCCACCGCGGCGATCCACCACGACGCCAACCCTGCGGGCCACGCCAGTACGACCCCGGCCCAGGGGAACCACGGGGCCACGAGGGTCGCGAGCACCCCGAGCACGGTCGCCGGGACGAGCGCTGGTGCGGCGACCAGGTTGGCCGGCACCGCGTACGTCGCGACCGACGGGTCCAGCAGCACGAGGACAGGCGCGCACGCGAGCTGCGCCGTCAGCGGGACGGCGAGCGCGAACGCCGGCACCTTCCCGATCCACGGCGCGAGCCGTCGTGCCACGGGCTGCGTGCCGAGGACCAGCGCGGCCGTCGCGACGCTCGACAGCACGAACCCGTACGACCGCGCGAGCCACGGGTCCAGCACGAGCAGCACCACGACGACGGTCGCGAGGGCCGGGAGCGCCCTGGACGGGCGCCCCAGCCCGATCCCGACGAGCCCGACGACGCCCATCGCCGCGGCGCGCAGCACGCTCGGGTCGGGGTGGACCAGGAGCACGAACCCCGCCATGACCGCTCCCGTCACGACCACGCGCACCCCGCGCGGCGCCCTGGCCGTGGCGCACAGTGCCGTCACCGTCGCGACGACGATCGCGAAGTGCCCGCCGGAGACCGCCGTCACGTGCGTCAGCCCCGTGGTCTTGAGTGCTTCGTCGAGCTCGTCGTCGATGCGCGACGTGTCCCCGACGGCGATGCCCGGCAGCAGCGCCCGCGCATCCGTGGGCAAGCCGTCCGAGACCGCGAGCAGGTCGGCCCTCAAGGTGTTGACGACGCCCAGCGCGGGGACCGGTGCGCGGGTGACCTCGGGCGGTCCGGTCGCGACGAGCGTCGCGGCGGCCTTGTCCCCGGGGTCGGCAGGCACGAGCGTGCCCGACGCGCGGACCTCGCTCCCGTACGCCAGGTCACCCCACGCGGGGCCCGCGAGGACGTCGACCTGCCCACCCGCGGGGGCCGCGGCGCCGCGACCTGCGAGCACGGTGAGGTCGAGCGTGGTGCGGACCGAGTCCGCCACCCCCGACCACGGGTTCGTGACCTCCTCCGGTTCGCCCACGACCCGCCCCACGGCCTCGACGGTCGCGCCCTGGGCGGCGAGGTCGGCGGCACCTCCCCGGTCCCGGGCGACGAGGTGCATCGTCCCGGCGAGCAGCACGGCCAGCACGCACGCCACGACCAGGGCGCACTGCCCGAGCCACGGCCGTCCCGGGGTGCGGCGTCCGGGGCTGCGGCGTCCGGGGACGCCGCGACCGGGGACGCCGCGACCCAGCGCAAGGGTGGCCACGGATCCGCGCGGGCGTCGGTCGACGAGCAGCAGCACGCCGGGCAGCACCACCAGCAACGTGCTCACCACGGTCCCCGCCAGGACGGCCCGGGGCTCGGCGGCCGTGAGCCACCACGCACTCCCCCAGGCCGCGAGCGCCGCGGGCACGAGCCGGAGGTCCGTCGCAGTCGCCCGAGGGGGCCGCGCTGGGACCGACACGTCGCGCCGCGCCTCAGACACGCACCTGGTCGCGCAGCCTCGCGAGCAGCGCGTCTCCGATCCCGCTCACCTCCCCCAGCTCCTCGACCGTCGTGAACGGGCCGTTCGCCTCGCGCCACTCGACGATGCGCGCCGCGAGCACAGGGCCGATCCCGGACAGTCCGTCGAGCGCGCCCTCGTCGGCGGTGTTGAGGTCGAGCGGTCCCGTCGACTGGCCGTCGCCTCCCGGCGCGGGCCGGGGGGCAGCGGCAACGACCTCCCCCGGCCTCGGCACGACGATCTGCTCGCCGTCGACGACCTCGCGCGCCAGGTTGACCCCCGCGAGGTCGGCGTCCGGCGTGGCGTCCCCGGCCGCGGTGAGCGCGTCCGCCACGCGTGACCCCTCGGGTACCGTCACGAGCCCGGGCGCGGCCACGGCGCCGACCACGTGCACGACGACGTCGCTCACCGCGGGTGCCTCGACGCCGGCCCCGGCCCCGCTTCCGGGGGCGGTCCCGCTTCCGGGGGCGGCCCCCTCCTCGTCTCCCGGTGCGGTGGAATCGTCGCTGCCGCCTCCCGGCTCGCCGACACCCTCCACCGGGACTGCGGCCTCGTCGCCGAGGGCCGCCACGGGTCGCAGGTCGTCGCCGTCGGCGAGCACCCGCGCTCCCACGCCCACCGCGAGCAGGAGCACCGCGACCGCGGCGACCACCGCCGTCCGCGCCCCGACGGACCAGCGGCGCGGACCGCCGTCGGGCACGTGCTCGAACCCCGAGTGCGACGTCGGGTGACCGTTGGCCGCCGTGTACGCCTCCGCGACCGCGGACAGGGGGTGGCGCCGGGGCGCCGGCTCGTCCGGCTGGCCTTCGTCGGCCTCTGAGGTCGATCCCGGACGTGAGGTCGAGTGCTGAGGGACGTCGTCGCTCGACACCGGGTCGAGGGTCGGGTCGACGCTGCGCAGCCGCCGCAACCGGTCCGCTCCGCCGGGGCGGGGCAGGTCGTCGTCGGCGGTCGGTGGGCGCGTCCGGGAGAAGGTCACGCGGGCACGCTAGGCGCGTGGGCACACCGCCCGCGGGCCAGCAGGACGGTGCTGTGGACGCCACGCACCGCGGGCAGACCTGTGCACGGCCAGCTCCCGAGGAAGGACCTACGGCGCGCGGTCCGCCACGACGATCGCCAGCACACCCGGGCCTGCGTGCGCCCCGACGACCGCGCTCACGGGCGTGACCGCAGCCCGCACCCCGGTCTCGTCCCACAGCCGGTCGGCAACGTCCCTCGCCGCGCCGTCGTCGCCCAGGTAGTGCACCGCGAGCTCGGGCTCACCCCGACGCTCGACCGAGTCGACCGCCACCTGGATCAGCCGGTCGACCGCAGCACCCCGTGTCCGGACCTTCTGGATCACCTCGATGCGACCGTCACGCACCGCGAGCAGCGGCCGTACCCCGAGCACCGTCCCGAGCGTCGCGGCCGCCACGCCCAGGCGGCCACCGCGGCGCAGGTGGTCGAGCGATTCGACCATGAAGATCGCGCGGCTCGAGTCCGCGACCGCGATCGCTCGCCGCGCCACCTCGTCCACCGTCCCGCCGGCCGCCGCGACGTCGGCCGCCGCGAGCGCCGCGAACCCGAGGCCCATCGCGACGGTCCGCGAGTCCACGACCCGCACCGGCACCGGGGAGCGCGTCGCCGCGAGCGCGGCCGCATGCACCGTGCCGGACAGGTCGCCCGACAGGTGGACCGAGACGATCGACCGCGCACCGGCCCGAGCCGCCGCCTCGTAGGCGGTGACCAGGGCGTGCGGCGTCGGCTGCGACGTCGTCACCCGCTCGCCCGCGCCGATCCGGTGCGCGACGTCGTCGGGCGACACGTCGATGCCCTCGAGGAACACCTCGTCCCCGGCCAGCACGTGCAGAGGCACCATGGACAGCGCCGGGTGGTCACCGGAGGGGAGGGAGGCGGTCGAGTCCGTGACGACGTGGACGGCCGGGTGCTTGGCAGGACTCATCTCCGGGACACCTTACGTGGCACGCGCAGGACGTCGCATCCTGCGCCGCGCGCTCACCGGAGCACCGCCCTAGGATCCGAGACATGCCCGACGACGCAGCCCCCTCGCCCGCAGAGCTCGCCGCGCTCAAGGCCGCCGCCGCGCAGGCGGCCGCCGAGGCGGCCGAGGCCAAGGCCGCCGCCGCGCAGGCCGCGCTCGAGGCTGCCGAGGCCGCAGCAGCCGGGTCCACCGGCGCAGGCTCCCCCGCCGAGCCTGGCGAAGACGCGCCCGCCGACGCGGCGCCGTCGGGCACGCCCGACCCGGCCACCACCGCCCCGGCAGCCGCACCTGCGACGCAGGCTCCGCCGTCGGGCCCCCTGGACGGCTACCCCGCCGAGGTCGCCGCAGGCTACGCCTACCGGGGTGCGACGCTCGCGCTCGGCGCGCTGCTCGAAGCCCCCGAGGCCCCCTGCGATCCCCTGCCGCGCGCCGACGTCCAGGTCGGGTTCTCGCTCGCGATGCTCAACCGGCACGGGCTCGTCGCCGGGGCCACCGGGACGGGCAAGACCAAGACGCTGCAGGGCATGGCCGAGGGACTCTCAGACGCGGGCGTGCCGACGTTCGTCGCCGACATCAAGGGCGACCTGTCGGGGCTCGCGGTGCCCGGCGCGAGCGGCGAGAAGATCCTCGAGCGCACCGCGAGCATCGGGCAGGACTGGGAGCCGACCACCTACCCGGTCGAGTTCTACTCGCTCGGCGGGCTCGGCAAGGGCATCCCGATCCGGACGACCGTGAGCGACTTCGGGCCGCTGCTGCTGTCCAAGGTGCTGGGGCTCAACGACACGCAGGAGTCGAGCCTCGGCCTGATCTTCCACTGGGCCGACACGCAGGGCCTCGCGCTGCTCGACCTCAAGGACCTGCAGTCGACCATCGCGTACCTCACCTCGGACGAGGGCAAGGCCGAGCTCAAGGGCATCGGCGGGCTGTCCGCGGCCACGGCCGGGGTCGTCCTGCGCGAGATCGTGACGCTCCAAGCGCAAGGAGGGGACGTGTTCTTCGGCGAGCCCGCGTTCGACACGACCGAGCTGCTGCGTGTCGCGGCCGACGGGCGCGGCACCATCTCGGCGCTCGAGCTGCCCGCCGTCCAGGACCGGCCCGCACTGTTCTCGACCTTCCTCATGTGGCTGCTCGCCGACCTGTACCAGGACCTGCCCGAGGTCGGCGACCTCGACAAGCCCCGGCTCGTGTTCTTCTTCGACGAGGCGCACCTGCTGTTCACGGGCGCGACCAAGGAGTTCGTGGCGCAGGTCGTGCAGACCGTGCGCCTCATCCGGTCCAAGGGCGTGGGCGTGTTCTTCGTGACGCAGAGCCCCAAGGACGTGCCGGCCGACGTCCTGGCCCAGCTCGGCAACCGGGTCCAGCACGCGCTGCGCGCCTTCACGCCCGACGACGCCGCGGCCCTGCGCGCGGCCGTGCGGACGTTCCCGCGGTCCCCCTACGACCTGGAACAGCTCCTGCAGTCGCTCGGGACGGGCGAGGCCGTGGTCACGGTGCTGACCGAGAAGGGCGCCCCGACACCGGTCGCGTGGACGCGGGTCCGCGCGCCCCGGTCGTCGATGGAGCCCGCACCGGAAACCGTGATCGACGGGATCGTCGCGGGCTCCCCGCTCGCCGCGCGGTACGCCGTGGCGGTCGACAACGAGTCGGCCTACGAGCTCCTCACCGCGCGGATCGCCGCACAGCAGGCCGCGGCCGAGCAGGCGGAGCTCGCCGAGAAGCTCGCCAAGGAGCAGGAGGCCGCCCAGAAGGAGGCCGAGAAGGCCGCCAAGAAGCAGGCCGACGAGCTCGAGAAGATGCGGGCCAAGCTCGAACGGGACGCGACCCGAGCGGGGGGCGCATCCGGGACGCGGAGCACTTCCCGGAGGTCGACCGCGTCGTCGGGCCTCGACAAGCTCCTGGGCTCGATGGCGACGCAGCTCGGCCGGGAGATCACGCGAACGGTGTTCGGAACCCGCCGTCGCTAGACGGCGGCCGACGCGCCGGCGCTGAGTGCGGGATTTGGCCGCGACTCGCCGGGCGTGTCGCAGCCGAATCACGCACTCAACGAGCCAGGGCCGCCCGGACTCGGCGGATCAGCCGCTCAGGATGTCGGATCACGTCGTCAGCAGTGACCGTGATGATCAGCCAGCCAGCCTCTTCGAGGCGCTGCCGACGCTCGACGTCTCGTCGCCAGGTGGCCGGATCGGTCCGGTGGACGTCGCCGTCGTACTCGATCGCGATCCGGAGCGCCGGGTAGGACATGTCGGGCAGCGCCAGGAACGCCCCCGACGGGTCGATCGCAGGCACGTTGACCTGCGGACAGGGCAGTCCCGCTTCCACGAGGATCATCCGCGTCCGGGACTCCATCGAGGAATCGGTCCCAGCGACGACGTGCTCGATCGCCGCACGCGCACTGACTATGCCTCGCATCCGGTGCGTCGCGGCGAGCAGGTCGCGCAGCTTCTCGACGGTCGTCGCGGGGTTCTTCCGGCGAGTCATGGAGTCCCCCAGAACCACGAGATCGGTCACGCTGAGCCCGTCAGAGAGGTGGAGCCAGGTCTGCGCGGGTGTCGTGACCGGGAGGCCGTGCCACGTGAAGACCTCGAGCGCCGGCTGGTTGCACGCGTGGGCGACGATGTCCTTCCTCTGCGGCCGCACGTCCCGACGCGGAACGACGACGTGCAGGCGTTCTGGCGTCTCGTGACCTCCGGCGAACCCGCGGTCCAACCGCCAGGGCACCTCGATCCCGAGCAACCTGAGCGCTGTGACGTGGCTGAACGCGGCGGACGGCGGCAAGATCTCCAGAGCGGCGCGGCACCGGGCGGAGACAGTGTCGGTACTGCCGGTCGGCACGCGCACTCCGCGGATCGGCGCCTCCCACCAGGGCCGGCCCAGGTCGTGGCGTGTCAGCCCATGACTCGCTGCGTCCCGCGAGCGGAGCACGACCGATGGCATCTGAGGGTTCGTCATGCGGCCACGATGCGCCGATCGGCGGCGCCATAGTGGTGAGCCGACGAATCTGTGGACAACGCGCCCTTGAGTGCATGATTCGGCTGCGACACGCCGGGCGAGTCGCAGCCGAATCACGCACTCGACAGAAATGTCAGGCAGGGACCACGTTCACCAGCTTCGGCGCGCGGACGATCACCGTGCGGATCCCGCGCCCGTCGAGCGTGCGCTGCACGTTCGCGTCGGCCAGGGCCAGCTCACGCAGCTCGTCGTCACCGATCGACGGCGGGACCTCGAGCCGGCTGCGCACCTTGCCCTGGACCTGCACGACGCACGTCACGGTGTCCTCGACCAGGTACTCGTCGAGCGCGACCGGGAAGGGCTCGTGCGCGAGCGACTGCGGGTGCCCGAGCCGCGACCACAGCTCCTCCGCGATGTGCGGCGCGATGGGCGCGACCATGAGGATCAGCGGCTCGATCGCCTCGCGCGGCACGCGGTCCAGGCCCGTGAGGTGGTTGTTGAGCGCGATGAGCTTGGCGATCGCCGTGTTGGAGCGCATGTGCTCCATCTCGACGCGCACGTCCGCGATGGTCCGGTGGACCAGGCGCAGGGTCGCGACTTCGGCGGGCTCGTCGGAGACCGTGGTCTCCCCCGTGTCCTCGCTGACCACGTTGCGCCACAGCCGCTGCAGGAACCGCTGCGAGCCGACGACGGCGCGCGTGTCCCAGGGGCGTGACAGGTCGAGCGGTCCCATGGACATCTCGTACACGCGGAACGTGTCGGCGCCGTAGGCCTCGTACATGTCGTCGGGCGTCACGACGTTCTTGAGCGACTTGCCCATCTTCCCGTACTCGCGGTTGACGGGCTCGCCCTTCCAGGTGAAGCCCTGCTGCTCGTCCCCCTCGACTTCCTCCGCCGGCACGTACGCCCCGCGCGCGTCGGTGTAGGCGTAGGCCTGCACGTAGCCCTGGTTGAAGAGCTTGTGGAACGGCTCGGTGCTGGTCACGTGCCCGAGGTCCAGGAGGACCTTGTGCCAGAAGCGCGCGTACAGCAGGTGCAGCACGGCGTGCTCGACGCCGCCCACGTACAGGTCGACGCCGCCCGCGGGTCCGGCCGTGGCGTTGTGGCCGGGGCCGGTCCAGTACTTCTCGAGCTCGGGCGAGGCCATGTGCTCGGTGTCCGCGGGGTCGAGGTAGCGCAGGTAGTACCAGCAGGACCCGGCCCAGTTGGGCATGGTGTTGGTGTCGCGGCGGTAGGTCTTGGGACCGTCGCCCAGGTCGAGCGTGACGTTGACCCAGTCCTCGTTGCGGCCCAGCGGTGGCTCGGGCGAGGAGTCGGCGTCGTCGGGCTCGTAGGTGCGCGGCGAGTAATCGGGGACCTCGGGCAGGTTGACGGGCAGCAGCGAGTCGGGCAGCGCGATGGGCTGGTCGTTCTCGTCGTAGACGATGGGGAACGGCTCGCCCCAGTAGCGCTGGCGGCTGAAGAGCCAGTCGCGCAGGCGGTAGGTGATGGTGCCGGTGCCGATGTTCCTGGCCTCGAGCCACTCGATCATGGCGCGCTTGGCGTCGGGCACGCTGAGGCCGTCGAGCGAGATCTCGTCGTTGGACGAGTTGACGATCTCGCCGTCGCCGGTCCAGGCGCCCTCGTGGTCCTCGGGGGCCGCGACCGTGCGGATCACGGGCAGCTCGAAGGCCTCGGCGAACGCGTGGTCGCGCTCGTCGCCGCCGGGGACGGCCATGATGGCGCCCGTGCCGTAGCCCATGAGGACGTAGTCGGCCGTGAACACGGGGATGAGCGTGCCGTTGACGGGGTTCACGGCCAGGTGGCCCGTGAACACGCCGGTCTTCTTGCCCGCGTCGGCCTGGCGCTCGACCGCGGTCTTGGCCGCGGCCTCCTTGCGATAGGCGGCGACGGCGTCGATCGGGGTCGCGTGCCCGCCGGTCCACACGTCACGCGTGCCGTCGGGCCACTCGGCGGGGACCTCGTCGAGCAGGGGGTGCTCGGGCGAGACGACCATGAACGTCGCGCCGAACAGGGTGTCGGGGCGCGTCGTGAAGACCTCGACGTCCTGGTTTCCTGCCGCGCCCACGCCGTCGATCGCGAAGCGCACGGTGGCGCCCTCGCTGCGGCCGATCCAGTTGCGCTGCATCGACTTGACCTTCTCCGGCCAGTCGATGAGGTCCAGGTCGTCGGCCAGGCGGTCCGCGTACGCGGTGATGCGCATGTTCCACTGGCGCAGGCTGCGCTGGAAGACGGGGAAGTTGCCGCGCTCGGAGCGGCCGTCGGACGTGACCTCCTCGTTCGCGAGCACGGTGCCCAGTCCGGGTGCCCAGTTGACGGGCGACTCGGACACGTAGGCCAGGCGCTGCGGGTCGATCACGGCGCGCTGCGCGACGCGGTCGAGGTCCGCCCAGCGGGTGCCCTCAGGGTGGCCGGGGACGGCACGCGTACCTGCGGCGTACTCGGCCTCGAGCTCGGTGATGGGGCGCGCACGGCCCGTGCCGCCGTCGGGACGCACGGCGTCCTCGTCGTACCAGGCCTCGAAGATCTGCAGGAAGATCCACTGGGTCCAGCGGACGTACTCCGGGTCGATCGTCGCGAACGAGCGGCGCGAGTCGTGCCCCAGGCCCAGGCGGCGCAGCTGGCGCTTCATGTTGGCCATGTTGGCCTCGGTCGTGACGCGCGGGTGCTGGCCGGTCTGCACCGCGAACTGCTCGGCGGGCAGGCCGAACGCGTCGTAGCCGAGGGCGTGCAGGACGTTGTCGCCGCACATGCGCCGGAAGCGCCCGACGACGTCGGTCGCGATGTACCCGAGCGGGTGCCCGACGTGCAGGCCCGCGCCCGAGGGGTACGGGAACATGTCCATGATGAAGTAGGGCGA
Proteins encoded:
- a CDS encoding DegV family protein: MSPAKHPAVHVVTDSTASLPSGDHPALSMVPLHVLAGDEVFLEGIDVSPDDVAHRIGAGERVTTSQPTPHALVTAYEAAARAGARSIVSVHLSGDLSGTVHAAALAATRSPVPVRVVDSRTVAMGLGFAALAAADVAAAGGTVDEVARRAIAVADSSRAIFMVESLDHLRRGGRLGVAAATLGTVLGVRPLLAVRDGRIEVIQKVRTRGAAVDRLIQVAVDSVERRGEPELAVHYLGDDGAARDVADRLWDETGVRAAVTPVSAVVGAHAGPGVLAIVVADRAP
- a CDS encoding ComEC/Rec2 family competence protein translates to MSVPARPPRATATDLRLVPAALAAWGSAWWLTAAEPRAVLAGTVVSTLLVVLPGVLLLVDRRPRGSVATLALGRGVPGRGVPGRRSPGRRTPGRPWLGQCALVVACVLAVLLAGTMHLVARDRGGAADLAAQGATVEAVGRVVGEPEEVTNPWSGVADSVRTTLDLTVLAGRGAAAPAGGQVDVLAGPAWGDLAYGSEVRASGTLVPADPGDKAAATLVATGPPEVTRAPVPALGVVNTLRADLLAVSDGLPTDARALLPGIAVGDTSRIDDELDEALKTTGLTHVTAVSGGHFAIVVATVTALCATARAPRGVRVVVTGAVMAGFVLLVHPDPSVLRAAAMGVVGLVGIGLGRPSRALPALATVVVVLLVLDPWLARSYGFVLSSVATAALVLGTQPVARRLAPWIGKVPAFALAVPLTAQLACAPVLVLLDPSVATYAVPANLVAAPALVPATVLGVLATLVAPWFPWAGVVLAWPAGLASWWIAAVARFFADLPGARLPWPGGVGGAAALAVLTVVGLVLVWRWRWVAGLAGVRVPWSRGSGWPPAWRTAVRASVREAFARRRRRATLRLLVAWAVLATLATGCVAFAWPRWIAPTGRDVPTDWAVVACDVDQGDGLVVRTGAGRGLMVDVGPAGPAAGDCLDDLGIERLDLLVLTHFHADHVGGLDAVLDGRQVDRALVTGLGDPAEQAERVLDDLGDRGVPVEVAEPGTGGVLGDVSWEVLQAGLGTAAPSPQHGRPALAEAEGGANDASIALLVTTPQLTLVALGDLEDAGQEALDRTLRSRAGGAEVDVVKVAHHGSRVQSPGLATTLSPTVAIVSSGENTYGHPTDAALALYGNAGAAVLRTDRCGTFALVVRDGALAVAGCADG
- a CDS encoding endonuclease domain-containing protein, which encodes MRPQRKDIVAHACNQPALEVFTWHGLPVTTPAQTWLHLSDGLSVTDLVVLGDSMTRRKNPATTVEKLRDLLAATHRMRGIVSARAAIEHVVAGTDSSMESRTRMILVEAGLPCPQVNVPAIDPSGAFLALPDMSYPALRIAIEYDGDVHRTDPATWRRDVERRQRLEEAGWLIITVTADDVIRHPERLIRRVRAALAR
- the leuS gene encoding leucine--tRNA ligase; amino-acid sequence: MHDAPASSPETTSHRYTPALAQDIELRWQDAWEERGTFWAANPSGHLTDGDGKHADGRSPYFIMDMFPYPSGAGLHVGHPLGYIATDVVGRFRRMCGDNVLHALGYDAFGLPAEQFAVQTGQHPRVTTEANMANMKRQLRRLGLGHDSRRSFATIDPEYVRWTQWIFLQIFEAWYDEDAVRPDGGTGRARPITELEAEYAAGTRAVPGHPEGTRWADLDRVAQRAVIDPQRLAYVSESPVNWAPGLGTVLANEEVTSDGRSERGNFPVFQRSLRQWNMRITAYADRLADDLDLIDWPEKVKSMQRNWIGRSEGATVRFAIDGVGAAGNQDVEVFTTRPDTLFGATFMVVSPEHPLLDEVPAEWPDGTRDVWTGGHATPIDAVAAYRKEAAAKTAVERQADAGKKTGVFTGHLAVNPVNGTLIPVFTADYVLMGYGTGAIMAVPGGDERDHAFAEAFELPVIRTVAAPEDHEGAWTGDGEIVNSSNDEISLDGLSVPDAKRAMIEWLEARNIGTGTITYRLRDWLFSRQRYWGEPFPIVYDENDQPIALPDSLLPVNLPEVPDYSPRTYEPDDADSSPEPPLGRNEDWVNVTLDLGDGPKTYRRDTNTMPNWAGSCWYYLRYLDPADTEHMASPELEKYWTGPGHNATAGPAGGVDLYVGGVEHAVLHLLYARFWHKVLLDLGHVTSTEPFHKLFNQGYVQAYAYTDARGAYVPAEEVEGDEQQGFTWKGEPVNREYGKMGKSLKNVVTPDDMYEAYGADTFRVYEMSMGPLDLSRPWDTRAVVGSQRFLQRLWRNVVSEDTGETTVSDEPAEVATLRLVHRTIADVRVEMEHMRSNTAIAKLIALNNHLTGLDRVPREAIEPLILMVAPIAPHIAEELWSRLGHPQSLAHEPFPVALDEYLVEDTVTCVVQVQGKVRSRLEVPPSIGDDELRELALADANVQRTLDGRGIRTVIVRAPKLVNVVPA
- a CDS encoding helix-hairpin-helix domain-containing protein; amino-acid sequence: MTFSRTRPPTADDDLPRPGGADRLRRLRSVDPTLDPVSSDDVPQHSTSRPGSTSEADEGQPDEPAPRRHPLSAVAEAYTAANGHPTSHSGFEHVPDGGPRRWSVGARTAVVAAVAVLLLAVGVGARVLADGDDLRPVAALGDEAAVPVEGVGEPGGGSDDSTAPGDEEGAAPGSGTAPGSGAGAGVEAPAVSDVVVHVVGAVAAPGLVTVPEGSRVADALTAAGDATPDADLAGVNLAREVVDGEQIVVPRPGEVVAAAPRPAPGGDGQSTGPLDLNTADEGALDGLSGIGPVLAARIVEWREANGPFTTVEELGEVSGIGDALLARLRDQVRV
- a CDS encoding helicase HerA-like domain-containing protein → MPDDAAPSPAELAALKAAAAQAAAEAAEAKAAAAQAALEAAEAAAAGSTGAGSPAEPGEDAPADAAPSGTPDPATTAPAAAPATQAPPSGPLDGYPAEVAAGYAYRGATLALGALLEAPEAPCDPLPRADVQVGFSLAMLNRHGLVAGATGTGKTKTLQGMAEGLSDAGVPTFVADIKGDLSGLAVPGASGEKILERTASIGQDWEPTTYPVEFYSLGGLGKGIPIRTTVSDFGPLLLSKVLGLNDTQESSLGLIFHWADTQGLALLDLKDLQSTIAYLTSDEGKAELKGIGGLSAATAGVVLREIVTLQAQGGDVFFGEPAFDTTELLRVAADGRGTISALELPAVQDRPALFSTFLMWLLADLYQDLPEVGDLDKPRLVFFFDEAHLLFTGATKEFVAQVVQTVRLIRSKGVGVFFVTQSPKDVPADVLAQLGNRVQHALRAFTPDDAAALRAAVRTFPRSPYDLEQLLQSLGTGEAVVTVLTEKGAPTPVAWTRVRAPRSSMEPAPETVIDGIVAGSPLAARYAVAVDNESAYELLTARIAAQQAAAEQAELAEKLAKEQEAAQKEAEKAAKKQADELEKMRAKLERDATRAGGASGTRSTSRRSTASSGLDKLLGSMATQLGREITRTVFGTRRR